Within Immundisolibacter sp., the genomic segment GGATCGAGCAGCAGCAACTCCAGCGCCACCCTCAGTTGCGGCTGGTTCTGGCGGTAACGGCGGTAGGCCGGCAGACAGTCACAGAAACCAAGCGCTGCTTCGACGAGCGGTGGCGCGGGCAGCTCGGGCGCCGTGATGCAAAGCAGACCGCGCAGAGCCACGCTGAGGCTCTGACCGCGCTCGATGCACCGACCAAGCTCCAGGAAGTGCCAGCCGGCATCCTGTTCCGTGGACGCGTTCAGGGCGCCGGAAACCGCCAGCAGGCCATGCATCAACTGCTGCGTGACCTGGGTGGTGTATTCGGGGGTCGCCAGGTCCGCGCGCAGGCTTGCAAGCGGCGTTGGCAAATCTGCCAGCAGATGCAGCGCATCCTCTGGCAGACGCTCGCGCACGGCCTCGGCGGCCTGCGCCAGTGCCTGCAGGTCGAAGGCCACGCTGCCGGCGTGGTTACGATCGGCAAGCAGGGTCGTCAGCAGGCTGGGGAGGGCTGTGCCGTCTGCTTCCTGGTGGACCAAATCCGGGTGGTTGGCGGTCATGCGGGTCAGGGTTTGCATCAGCAGGTGCAGCCTGTTCCCAGCGCCCGGTTCTGGCGTCGCATCGTTATCGGCGAGCTGTCCCAGCGTCAGCCGCAGCAGCCGAAGGCTGGCGCCGGCACGCTCCAGATAGCGACCTACCCAGAACAGGTTCTCCGCCGCACGTCGCGGCAGACCGCCATGCGCGGCACCGGTCGGCGGCGTGGCTGGCACGTATACCGCCTCGGTTTCCGGCTCGCTGGCCAATACCCAGACATCCTTGCCCATGGCGCCGGCCTGGTTGCTGATGAACAGCGTGTCAGCCTGCGGAGCGACGCGGGCGAAGCCGCCCGGCAGCACCCGGTAGCCGTCGTTGCCGGCGGTCAAAAAGGCGCGCAACAGGACCGGTCGCATGCCCAGTGACCTGCCGCCGAACGACGGCGTCGGGATCGGTGCCACGGCTGCTTGCGCCGCGAACTGGGCAGGCCGGGCCAGCAGGCGCTCGCGCCAGACCGCCAGCTCCCTGGGCTTCAGATTGGCACCGAACACGGACCGTTCGCCAGGTCGTCGCTGCAGGCGTTTGATGACCAGCTGCGGCAGATGAGCGAGGACGTGATCCAGCTGCTGCGGGTCACCGCACCAGTAACTTTCCACGCTTGGGAGGCGCAGGTCCTCGCCCAGAAAATGCCGCGCCAGCGACGGCAGGTAGGCGCCGAGCGCGGGATTTTCAAGCACCCCGCTGCCCAGTGGGTTGACCACGCTGACCTGGCGGCGGCGTGCCGCCTCCACCAGACCGGGTACGCCCAGGAATGAGTCGGCCCGAAGTTCCAGCGGATCGCACCAGGCGTCGTCGACCCGGCGCCACAGCACGTCTATGGGCGTCAGGCCGCCCAAAGCCCGCAGGTACAGCCGGCCACCGCGCATGACCAGGTCCGAGCCTTCTACCAGCTCCAGGCCAAGTTGCTCGGCCAGCAGAGCTTGTTCGTAATAGGTTTCATTGCGTACGCCCGGCGTGAGTAGCGCCAGGGCCGGGTCGTCGCGGGCCGCCGCCGGCGCGGAAGCAACCAGGTTGCCACGCAGAGCGCGCAGGAACGGTTCCTGGCGGTGAACTTGGGCGTCGCGGTAGAGACTCGGCAGCACCCGCGCGGTGACGCGGCGGTTTTCCAATGCATAGCCGATGCCCGACGGTGCCTGGGTGCGGTCTGCCATCACCCAGGTTTGCCCCGCGCCATCGCGCACCAGATCGGCGGCGTACAGCGGCAGCTGATGTGCGGCGGGCAGGCGAATGTCCTGGCACGCGCGCAGAAAACCGCCATGACCGAACACCAGCGCCGGTGGCAGCAGGCCACGGCGCAGTATGTCGCGTGGGCCGTACAGGTCGGTCAGGATCAGGTTCAGCAGTTCCGCGCGCTGCACCAGGCCGGCCTCGATGACGGCCCAATCTTCGCTGCCGACTAACAGCGGAACCACATCCAGCGGCCAGGGTTGGCGCACGCCGTTGGCGGCGCCATAGACGTTATAGGTAACGCCTGTTTCGTGCAGCAGGCGGCGCGCTTCCTGGGCACGGCCGGTGAGCGCCGCCGGTCCGAGCTCGCGCAGGGCTCGAGTCAGGCGTTGCCAGTGCGGATGCCGGTCGTCGTCCAGGGACAGGCCGTCCCAGCTGGAGTACGCACCGGTGGCGTCGCTGTGTTGGCTGTGCATGCCAGGGGTCACGGATGCAGCGGACCTCGTCAGCTCGGCTGCCAGCGCAGATCCAGCGTGTGCGGGTACTCCGCGTTGATCGCTTCGAAAGGCGGCAGCGCGCCGCCGCCTGGGGTATGTCCGTGATTCCAAAAAC encodes:
- a CDS encoding circularly permuted type 2 ATP-grasp protein; this translates as MHSQHSDATGAYSSWDGLSLDDDRHPHWQRLTRALRELGPAALTGRAQEARRLLHETGVTYNVYGAANGVRQPWPLDVVPLLVGSEDWAVIEAGLVQRAELLNLILTDLYGPRDILRRGLLPPALVFGHGGFLRACQDIRLPAAHQLPLYAADLVRDGAGQTWVMADRTQAPSGIGYALENRRVTARVLPSLYRDAQVHRQEPFLRALRGNLVASAPAAARDDPALALLTPGVRNETYYEQALLAEQLGLELVEGSDLVMRGGRLYLRALGGLTPIDVLWRRVDDAWCDPLELRADSFLGVPGLVEAARRRQVSVVNPLGSGVLENPALGAYLPSLARHFLGEDLRLPSVESYWCGDPQQLDHVLAHLPQLVIKRLQRRPGERSVFGANLKPRELAVWRERLLARPAQFAAQAAVAPIPTPSFGGRSLGMRPVLLRAFLTAGNDGYRVLPGGFARVAPQADTLFISNQAGAMGKDVWVLASEPETEAVYVPATPPTGAAHGGLPRRAAENLFWVGRYLERAGASLRLLRLTLGQLADNDATPEPGAGNRLHLLMQTLTRMTANHPDLVHQEADGTALPSLLTTLLADRNHAGSVAFDLQALAQAAEAVRERLPEDALHLLADLPTPLASLRADLATPEYTTQVTQQLMHGLLAVSGALNASTEQDAGWHFLELGRCIERGQSLSVALRGLLCITAPELPAPPLVEAALGFCDCLPAYRRYRQNQPQLRVALELLLLDPRQPRGMMCQVQGIEQHLAALPRPVDNAQLDASGRLALEVASRLRLLDLAELDIATGLDRPALDQFLGRGEYLLRELSDAIAIAHFQPPLVPHSLLQVPAEPS